One Pseudomonas sp. MH9.2 DNA segment encodes these proteins:
- a CDS encoding TetR/AcrR family transcriptional regulator, translating into MSRTARFDRQVALDRAVELFWSRGYYASSLKHIEAALDMRPGSLYATFGSKSGLFAEALEAYAARAGDDFRQIIEGSPDVVSGLKRYLRSFARPCSGDAQAPAQACMLIKTLLEVNAEDAALRTQVEAMLATIEQGLCEVLEQAKAMGELRADVECPRLARLLQTQIIGLRAFAERNVPTDQIAALADDMADMLDAYRAG; encoded by the coding sequence ATGTCCCGCACTGCTCGCTTTGATCGCCAAGTCGCCCTAGATAGAGCGGTTGAACTGTTCTGGTCAAGAGGTTATTACGCTTCTTCGCTGAAGCATATTGAGGCGGCTTTGGACATGCGCCCCGGCAGCCTCTATGCCACCTTTGGTAGCAAAAGTGGTCTATTTGCCGAAGCGCTTGAGGCTTACGCCGCCCGTGCCGGTGATGACTTTCGTCAGATAATCGAAGGATCTCCGGACGTTGTAAGCGGGTTAAAGCGCTATCTGCGCTCATTCGCCCGGCCCTGTAGCGGCGACGCGCAAGCGCCTGCGCAGGCTTGCATGCTGATTAAGACCTTGCTTGAGGTTAATGCCGAGGACGCCGCATTACGGACTCAGGTCGAGGCAATGCTTGCAACCATCGAACAGGGACTTTGTGAGGTGCTCGAGCAGGCCAAGGCAATGGGGGAGTTGCGTGCTGATGTTGAGTGCCCGCGGCTGGCCCGCTTGCTCCAAACGCAGATCATCGGATTGCGGGCGTTTGCCGAGCGCAATGTGCCCACTGATCAGATAGCAGCGCTTGCTGACGACATGGCCGACATGCTCGATGCCTACCGAGCTGGCTGA
- a CDS encoding site-specific integrase, with product MTARNNHESFPSVLPEEAAVPARTAGTLATPEQWAEQHQRFLAAATSDNTRRTYRSAIRHFQACGGVLPCDEAALIRYLLSFAQVLNPRTLALRLTALAQWHRYQGFPDPAASATVRKTLRGIERVHGRPRHRAKALLLGDLELIVAHLNTLEGLAALRDSALLQVGYFGAFRRSELVTLGIQYLQWEREDLRITLPRSKTDQEGEGLERAIPYGDSLCCPTKALRHWLDAAQIEQGPLFRRISRWGVVGNVALHEGSVNTILAARAEAAGLLYVPEMSSHSLRRGLATSAYRAGADFLEIKRQGGWRHDGTVHGYIEEAKAFEENAAGSLLQRKPLV from the coding sequence ATGACAGCCCGCAATAACCACGAAAGCTTCCCTTCGGTACTGCCCGAAGAAGCGGCGGTGCCGGCGCGTACCGCCGGTACGCTCGCCACGCCTGAGCAATGGGCGGAGCAACACCAACGTTTTCTCGCGGCCGCTACCTCCGACAACACCCGTCGCACCTACCGCTCGGCCATCCGCCACTTTCAGGCCTGTGGCGGCGTCCTGCCGTGCGATGAAGCTGCGCTGATTCGCTACCTGCTGTCCTTCGCGCAAGTGCTGAACCCGCGGACCCTGGCGCTGCGCCTGACCGCGCTGGCGCAATGGCACCGCTATCAGGGCTTTCCCGACCCGGCCGCCAGCGCCACCGTGCGCAAGACCTTGCGCGGGATCGAGCGGGTGCATGGGCGCCCTCGACACAGAGCCAAGGCCCTGCTTCTGGGAGATCTCGAACTCATCGTGGCGCACCTGAACACGCTCGAAGGGCTGGCGGCGCTGCGCGACAGCGCGCTGTTACAGGTGGGGTACTTCGGCGCGTTCCGCCGCAGTGAGCTGGTCACGCTGGGGATTCAATACTTGCAGTGGGAACGGGAAGACCTACGGATCACGCTGCCGCGTTCCAAAACTGATCAAGAGGGTGAGGGGCTGGAGCGAGCGATCCCGTATGGCGACAGCCTCTGCTGCCCAACGAAAGCATTAAGACACTGGTTGGATGCGGCTCAAATTGAGCAAGGCCCGTTGTTTCGGCGCATTAGCCGTTGGGGCGTCGTCGGCAATGTTGCGCTGCACGAGGGGAGCGTCAATACCATCCTGGCAGCGCGTGCCGAAGCAGCGGGACTGTTGTATGTGCCAGAGATGAGCAGCCACAGCCTGCGCCGAGGGTTGGCCACCAGTGCTTACCGTGCCGGGGCGGACTTTCTGGAGATCAAGCGCCAGGGTGGCTGGCGGCACGATGGCACCGTACACGGCTATATCGAGGAGGCTAAAGCCTTCGAGGAAAATGCCGCCGGCTCGCTCTTACAACGTAAACCATTAGTCTAG
- a CDS encoding DNA-binding protein produces MARSSVLYVHVANAAARLVADGHNPTIDGIRAALGGTGSKSTIAPLLKRRKAVHPSTLAQAELGLPAELVLGLKGVYEKVQADAALQVEQTVQLHQIATTALQEQLQLSFAERNALASTQEKLIGSLTAANERTQGLEETVQRQEIALASLGSEKVGLEQRLVDRVSEVAALTQQLQQVRVQFEHFQASVAQQRADERRAAEQRHSRQEQELTELRQRLLAQQTRLGELQAQEQRLAQDHDHL; encoded by the coding sequence ATGGCCCGTTCCAGTGTCCTCTATGTGCATGTCGCAAACGCAGCGGCCCGGCTGGTGGCCGACGGCCACAATCCGACGATCGACGGTATCCGCGCGGCTTTGGGCGGGACCGGTAGCAAAAGCACGATTGCCCCCTTGTTAAAACGCCGGAAAGCCGTGCACCCCAGCACGCTGGCCCAGGCCGAGCTCGGCCTTCCGGCCGAACTGGTGCTGGGGTTGAAAGGTGTCTACGAAAAAGTGCAGGCGGATGCAGCTCTGCAAGTCGAGCAGACTGTGCAGCTGCATCAGATAGCCACCACTGCCTTGCAGGAGCAGTTGCAGCTGAGTTTTGCGGAGCGGAACGCCTTAGCCAGTACCCAAGAAAAGCTGATCGGATCGCTCACAGCAGCCAACGAGCGGACCCAGGGATTGGAGGAAACTGTGCAGCGTCAGGAGATCGCCCTGGCCAGCCTGGGCAGTGAAAAGGTTGGGCTCGAACAGCGCCTGGTCGACCGCGTTTCCGAGGTCGCCGCACTGACTCAACAACTTCAACAAGTGCGGGTACAGTTTGAGCATTTCCAAGCATCAGTCGCGCAACAGCGCGCCGACGAACGCCGGGCCGCGGAACAACGCCATAGTCGACAGGAACAGGAGCTGACAGAGCTTCGGCAGCGTCTGCTCGCTCAGCAAACCCGACTGGGCGAACTACAGGCGCAGGAACAACGCTTGGCGCAGGACCACGATCACCTATAG
- a CDS encoding transposase, producing the protein MQAQCEAQLIQARWPQGFRCPKCAHDKSSQFQRAELRYWQCSPCSHQTSLRAGTLMEHSRLCNPSSCLRRSVLSELTG; encoded by the coding sequence ATGCAGGCACAATGCGAGGCGCAGTTGATCCAGGCGCGTTGGCCACAGGGTTTCCGCTGTCCAAAATGCGCCCACGATAAATCTTCGCAATTCCAACGTGCGGAGCTGCGTTACTGGCAGTGCAGTCCCTGTAGTCATCAAACCAGCCTGCGCGCAGGGACACTGATGGAGCACAGTCGCTTATGCAACCCATCAAGTTGCCTGAGGCGTTCGGTACTCAGCGAGCTGACTGGATAA
- a CDS encoding metalloregulator ArsR/SmtB family transcription factor, whose amino-acid sequence MQAASVSASEPGSGRDRILFLLKRDGAQSTAALAQQLAVTAMAVRQHLSVLNAEGLVEFSDEQRKLGRPARIWQLTAEAHGRFPDRHAQLAVGMLQVVQSVFGEEGLEQLTDEWTRQQVVAYRAQMPSPDLPLAQRVAALVRIRREEGFMAECSPARNGAIELVENHCAIAKAAHLCAKLCGGELTLFRAVLGVGVTVERVEHFLAGDRRCTYRILAESGVPLPSSGQ is encoded by the coding sequence ATGCAAGCTGCCAGCGTGAGCGCGTCAGAGCCCGGTTCCGGTCGCGATCGCATCCTATTCCTGCTCAAGAGGGACGGGGCTCAGTCGACCGCTGCACTAGCGCAACAGTTGGCCGTCACGGCTATGGCCGTGCGCCAGCACCTTTCCGTCCTGAACGCAGAGGGTTTGGTCGAGTTCAGCGACGAGCAGCGCAAACTGGGACGACCTGCACGTATTTGGCAGCTGACAGCCGAGGCCCATGGGCGATTCCCGGATCGCCACGCCCAGCTCGCGGTTGGCATGCTGCAGGTGGTTCAGAGCGTCTTCGGCGAAGAAGGCCTGGAACAACTCACCGACGAATGGACGCGCCAACAGGTGGTCGCCTATCGCGCACAGATGCCCAGCCCGGATCTGCCACTAGCCCAGCGCGTCGCCGCACTGGTCAGGATCCGCCGTGAGGAAGGCTTTATGGCCGAGTGCAGCCCGGCCCGGAATGGGGCGATCGAACTCGTCGAGAATCACTGTGCGATCGCCAAAGCAGCGCACCTTTGCGCCAAGCTCTGCGGCGGCGAACTGACGCTGTTCCGTGCGGTTCTCGGCGTAGGTGTCACGGTTGAGCGCGTCGAGCACTTCCTCGCTGGCGATCGCCGCTGCACTTACCGCATCCTGGCGGAGTCTGGCGTGCCCTTGCCGAGCTCCGGCCAGTAG
- a CDS encoding iron-sulfur cluster assembly accessory protein has product MAITLTEKAAKQIQAQLAKNGKGLGLRLGVKKVGCSGLAYTFDYADEVRAGDHVFESHDAMLVVDAVSLPFLDGSDVDFVKEGFNESFKFNNPNAASECGCGESFNLKGI; this is encoded by the coding sequence ATGGCAATCACTTTGACGGAAAAAGCAGCGAAACAAATCCAGGCGCAACTGGCGAAGAACGGCAAGGGCTTGGGTCTGCGCTTGGGTGTGAAAAAAGTCGGCTGTTCCGGCCTTGCATACACATTCGACTACGCCGACGAAGTTCGGGCTGGAGACCATGTGTTCGAGTCGCATGACGCGATGCTGGTGGTGGATGCTGTCAGCCTGCCATTTCTTGACGGCTCAGACGTTGATTTCGTCAAGGAAGGATTCAATGAGAGTTTCAAGTTCAATAATCCCAACGCCGCGAGTGAGTGCGGCTGTGGTGAGAGCTTCAATCTGAAAGGTATTTAA
- the sufB gene encoding Fe-S cluster assembly protein SufB yields the protein MSAVLQNLVNQPYKHGFVTEIESDVAPKGLNENMIRLISSKKNEPEWLLEFRLKSYQAWLKMTEPEWQNCHYPKIDYQAISYYAAPKIKAKLNSLDEVDPELLRTFEKLGVPLHERMALAGVAVDVIFDSVSVATTYKHKLAEVGVIFCSMSEAVLEHPELVKKYLGSVVPSGDNFYAALNSAVFTDGSFCFIPKGVKCPMDLSTYFRINTEESGQFERTLIIAEEGASVSYLEGCTAPAFSTNQLHAAVVELVALDDADIKYSTVQNWYAGDENGVGGIYNFVTKRGLAKGVNSRISWTQVETGAAITWKYPSVVLLGDNSIGEFYSVAVTNNYQQADTGTKMIHIGKNTRSTIVSKGISAGKSNNSYRGLVKVAASATGARNYSQCDSMLIGEECGANTFPYIQVLNNSAQVEHEASTSKIGEDQMFYFAQRGVDAEGAVSMIINGFCKDVFQQLPLEFAVEATNLLSFKLEGSVG from the coding sequence ATGAGTGCGGTATTGCAAAACCTGGTCAATCAACCCTACAAGCATGGTTTCGTCACCGAAATCGAGTCGGATGTCGCGCCGAAGGGCCTGAATGAAAACATGATTCGCCTGATTTCGAGCAAGAAAAATGAGCCCGAGTGGCTGCTCGAATTTCGCCTCAAGTCGTACCAGGCATGGCTCAAGATGACTGAGCCTGAGTGGCAAAATTGTCACTATCCGAAGATCGATTACCAGGCGATTAGCTATTACGCCGCGCCCAAGATCAAAGCGAAGTTAAACAGTTTGGACGAGGTCGATCCCGAGTTGCTGCGTACCTTCGAGAAGCTTGGCGTGCCCCTGCATGAGCGCATGGCGCTGGCGGGCGTTGCGGTCGATGTGATTTTTGACAGTGTCTCGGTAGCCACCACCTACAAACACAAGCTGGCCGAGGTCGGCGTCATTTTTTGCTCGATGTCGGAAGCGGTGCTGGAGCATCCCGAGCTGGTCAAGAAGTATCTCGGTAGCGTGGTTCCCAGCGGCGATAACTTTTACGCCGCGCTCAACTCGGCGGTATTCACCGATGGCTCGTTTTGTTTTATTCCCAAGGGCGTCAAGTGCCCTATGGATTTGTCGACCTACTTCCGCATCAACACCGAGGAGTCAGGGCAATTCGAGCGCACGCTGATCATTGCCGAGGAGGGGGCATCCGTGTCCTACCTGGAGGGTTGTACTGCCCCAGCGTTCAGCACCAATCAGCTCCATGCGGCGGTGGTCGAACTGGTCGCCCTCGACGACGCCGACATCAAGTATTCAACGGTGCAGAACTGGTATGCGGGTGACGAAAACGGCGTCGGTGGCATTTACAACTTCGTGACCAAACGAGGCCTTGCGAAAGGTGTCAACTCGCGTATTTCGTGGACCCAGGTCGAGACCGGTGCGGCGATTACCTGGAAGTATCCCTCGGTGGTTTTGCTGGGCGACAACTCGATTGGTGAGTTCTATTCGGTCGCGGTGACCAATAACTATCAGCAAGCCGACACCGGCACCAAGATGATCCACATTGGCAAAAATACGCGCAGCACGATTGTCAGCAAAGGCATTTCCGCAGGCAAGTCGAACAACAGCTACCGTGGGCTGGTCAAGGTTGCGGCCAGTGCGACCGGTGCACGCAATTATTCGCAATGCGACTCGATGCTGATTGGCGAGGAATGCGGCGCCAACACCTTCCCCTATATCCAGGTGCTTAACAACAGCGCCCAGGTTGAGCACGAGGCGTCAACCTCGAAGATCGGTGAAGACCAGATGTTTTACTTTGCCCAGCGCGGTGTCGATGCCGAGGGAGCGGTCTCGATGATCATCAATGGCTTCTGTAAAGACGTATTTCAACAATTACCACTGGAGTTTGCGGTCGAGGCGACCAATCTCCTCAGTTTCAAACTTGAAGGAAGTGTCGGATGA
- the sufC gene encoding Fe-S cluster assembly ATPase SufC, which translates to MLEVRGLCATVNGIEILKDLDFTVKSGEIHAIMGQNGSGKSTFAKVLAGHPAYEVTGGTVLFEGKNLFELKPEERAQAGFFLAFQYPIEVPGVGNGQFLRLTYNTIHKQRGKDELDPLEFDDFVREKMKLLEMSPDFLDRSVNAGFSGGEKKRNEILQMALLEPRVAVLDETDSGLDIDALRIVAQGVNQLSTKDNAIVMVTHYQRLLNYIVPDYVHVMEGGRIIKTGGKALALELETRGYEWVSAEHKAEASVPA; encoded by the coding sequence TTGCTCGAAGTGCGTGGACTATGCGCAACCGTGAATGGCATCGAAATTCTGAAGGATCTTGACTTCACGGTGAAGAGCGGCGAGATCCACGCCATCATGGGCCAAAACGGTTCCGGCAAGAGCACCTTCGCCAAGGTACTCGCGGGCCACCCTGCCTATGAAGTGACGGGCGGCACCGTGCTGTTCGAAGGCAAGAACCTGTTTGAGCTGAAACCCGAAGAGCGCGCGCAAGCCGGATTTTTTCTGGCCTTTCAGTACCCGATCGAGGTGCCCGGCGTCGGTAACGGCCAGTTTCTGCGCCTGACTTACAACACAATCCACAAACAGCGCGGCAAGGACGAGCTCGACCCGCTTGAGTTTGACGACTTCGTGCGCGAAAAGATGAAGCTGCTGGAAATGAGTCCCGATTTCCTTGACCGCAGCGTCAACGCAGGTTTCTCCGGTGGCGAAAAGAAGCGCAACGAAATACTGCAGATGGCGTTGTTAGAGCCGCGCGTGGCGGTCCTAGATGAGACCGATTCCGGCCTGGACATCGACGCTCTCAGAATTGTCGCCCAAGGCGTCAACCAGCTTTCCACCAAGGACAATGCGATTGTGATGGTGACGCACTATCAGCGTCTGCTGAACTATATCGTGCCCGACTACGTGCACGTGATGGAAGGCGGACGCATCATCAAGACCGGCGGCAAGGCGCTGGCACTGGAGCTTGAGACGCGCGGCTACGAGTGGGTTAGCGCCGAGCACAAGGCTGAAGCGAGTGTGCCCGCATGA
- the sufD gene encoding Fe-S cluster assembly protein SufD produces MAGQPQQAASPSAWLKALRAEAVERVGVLKLPTTRDEEWRFTDISLLSKTSFASALSATCLEAADVAHFFIEEANTRLVFVDGIYAPQLSSASTDSSVVVSNLTAAMATHAAVIKPHLGQHAPFSKDAFAAQNTAFLHDAAVVIVPRDVSVAAPVHLLFIATQKDVVSTPRCLVLAEAGSAVTVIEDYVVLYQPRWQEDAHFTNAVTEVVLKDNAHVTHIRVQREGSQAFHIANCSVSLGRASNYQSVSVALGARISRYNLNVLQTAEGATCALDGLTLISGRQLADTHSCMDHAHAHGSSRQLHKCIIGGSAHAVFNGKVMVREGAQRTDAQQSNRNLLLTAKAHIDTKPQLEIFASDVKCTHGATVGQLDSEEVFYLQSRGLTEVAARNLLTYAFGAEIIDRIPIASLKRQLEQAVLEQTGSMP; encoded by the coding sequence TTGGCAGGACAGCCGCAGCAGGCGGCGAGTCCCTCGGCGTGGCTCAAGGCGCTGCGTGCGGAGGCGGTCGAGCGCGTGGGCGTGTTGAAACTTCCAACCACGCGAGACGAGGAGTGGCGCTTTACCGATATTTCTCTACTCAGCAAGACCTCGTTTGCGTCAGCGCTCAGTGCCACTTGTCTGGAGGCGGCAGATGTTGCTCACTTTTTTATTGAAGAAGCGAACACCCGACTGGTGTTTGTTGATGGTATCTATGCGCCGCAGTTGTCCAGTGCGAGTACCGACAGCAGCGTGGTGGTGTCCAACCTGACGGCAGCGATGGCAACGCACGCGGCGGTAATCAAGCCGCATCTCGGCCAGCATGCACCATTTAGCAAGGATGCATTCGCCGCGCAAAATACCGCATTTCTGCACGATGCCGCAGTGGTCATCGTCCCGCGTGACGTATCGGTGGCAGCCCCAGTCCATTTGCTGTTTATTGCGACCCAAAAAGATGTTGTGAGCACGCCGCGTTGCCTGGTGCTTGCCGAGGCGGGCAGCGCCGTAACAGTGATCGAGGATTACGTTGTGTTGTACCAGCCGCGTTGGCAAGAAGATGCCCACTTCACCAATGCTGTCACCGAAGTCGTACTGAAAGACAATGCGCATGTGACGCACATCCGGGTTCAGCGCGAAGGCAGTCAAGCGTTTCATATTGCAAACTGTTCGGTGTCGCTCGGGCGCGCCAGCAATTACCAGTCGGTGAGCGTCGCGCTGGGCGCGCGCATTTCACGCTACAACCTGAACGTGCTGCAAACGGCAGAGGGCGCCACCTGTGCGCTTGACGGATTGACGCTGATCTCCGGCAGGCAACTGGCCGACACCCATAGCTGCATGGACCATGCCCATGCCCACGGCAGCAGCCGCCAACTGCACAAATGCATCATCGGCGGCAGTGCCCATGCGGTCTTCAACGGCAAGGTTATGGTGCGCGAAGGCGCGCAGCGTACCGACGCCCAGCAGTCAAATCGCAATCTACTGTTGACCGCGAAGGCGCACATCGATACCAAGCCGCAGCTGGAGATTTTTGCTTCTGACGTCAAGTGCACGCATGGTGCGACCGTTGGCCAGCTCGACAGCGAGGAGGTGTTTTATCTGCAAAGCCGCGGGCTGACCGAGGTCGCTGCCCGTAACCTGCTGACCTATGCGTTTGGCGCCGAGATCATCGACCGCATCCCTATCGCATCACTCAAGCGGCAACTCGAGCAGGCGGTGCTCGAACAAACTGGAAGCATGCCATGA
- a CDS encoding cysteine desulfurase: MNALQTARKVPTAPCLDVERIRADFPILKLQVNGKPLVYLDNAASSQMPQQVIDRMVRYQTTQHANINRAVHTLSEIATNEYEEARRKLQHFIHAREEREVIFTSGTTEAINLVMHGYGRKFIGPGDEIILTTLEHHSNIVPWQMLAEEKGATIRVVPINDAGELLIDEYEKLFNERTKFVGVMHVSNALGTINPIKQMIALAHARGVPVPVLVDGAQAAPHMQVDVQDLDCDFYAFSGHKLCGPTGIGVLYGKAALLERMQPFKGGGDMILSVTFEKTTYNTIPHKFEAGTPPIAAAIGLGAAIDYLSAIGMGAIREHEMTLLDYASEQMVRLPGVRIIGTARDKASVISFIVDDVHPHDLGTLLNQEGVAVRTGHHCAQPVMQRFKVPATSRASFAFYNTLAEVDALIAGIRTVQKVFS, encoded by the coding sequence ATGAACGCCCTTCAGACTGCACGCAAAGTACCAACGGCGCCATGCCTCGACGTAGAGCGGATTCGTGCCGATTTTCCGATCCTCAAGCTGCAGGTCAACGGCAAGCCGCTGGTCTACCTCGACAACGCGGCGTCGAGCCAGATGCCGCAGCAGGTGATTGATCGCATGGTGCGTTATCAGACCACGCAGCACGCCAATATCAATCGTGCAGTGCATACCCTGTCAGAGATCGCGACCAACGAATACGAGGAAGCACGGCGCAAGTTGCAGCATTTCATCCATGCGCGTGAAGAACGCGAAGTGATCTTCACCAGCGGCACCACCGAAGCCATCAATCTGGTGATGCACGGCTACGGCCGCAAGTTCATTGGGCCCGGCGACGAAATTATCCTGACCACGCTCGAGCACCATTCAAACATTGTCCCGTGGCAGATGCTGGCGGAGGAAAAAGGCGCGACGATTCGTGTGGTACCGATTAACGACGCTGGCGAGCTACTCATAGACGAATACGAAAAGCTATTTAACGAGCGCACCAAATTTGTTGGCGTGATGCACGTCTCGAACGCACTGGGCACGATCAACCCGATCAAGCAGATGATCGCCTTGGCCCATGCTCGCGGCGTGCCGGTGCCGGTGCTGGTCGATGGGGCGCAGGCCGCACCGCACATGCAGGTTGATGTGCAGGATCTGGACTGCGACTTTTACGCGTTTTCGGGTCACAAGCTGTGCGGCCCGACCGGCATCGGCGTTCTCTACGGCAAGGCTGCGTTATTAGAGCGGATGCAGCCCTTCAAGGGCGGCGGCGACATGATTTTGTCGGTCACCTTTGAAAAGACCACCTACAACACGATTCCGCATAAATTCGAGGCCGGTACACCGCCGATTGCGGCTGCGATCGGACTGGGTGCCGCCATTGATTATCTGTCTGCCATCGGCATGGGCGCCATACGCGAGCACGAGATGACCTTGCTCGACTACGCCAGCGAGCAGATGGTTCGACTGCCAGGCGTGCGCATTATCGGCACCGCCCGCGACAAGGCCTCGGTCATATCGTTCATCGTCGACGATGTGCACCCGCATGACCTGGGGACCCTGCTCAACCAGGAGGGCGTCGCAGTGCGTACCGGACATCATTGCGCGCAGCCGGTGATGCAGCGCTTCAAGGTGCCTGCAACGTCACGCGCTTCGTTTGCGTTTTACAACACCCTGGCAGAAGTTGATGCGCTGATCGCTGGCATCCGCACCGTACAGAAGGTGTTTTCATAA
- the sufU gene encoding Fe-S cluster assembly sulfur transfer protein SufU: MADPRTLYQEVILDHNKKPRNYGALAHANHHAAGHNPLCGDHIDLALQLGGECVDDIAFQGEACAICKASASMMTVAIKGKTRVEAELLIQEFIDMATGKLDLNGDHHLGRLMVFAGIRDLPVRFKCAILPWHTLRAAFSAVDNISTEAEHDPMHMTIGDA, translated from the coding sequence ATGGCCGATCCCAGAACTTTGTATCAAGAGGTCATCCTCGACCACAACAAGAAGCCGCGCAATTACGGCGCGCTCGCGCACGCGAACCACCACGCCGCGGGCCACAACCCGCTGTGTGGCGACCATATCGACTTGGCGCTGCAACTCGGTGGCGAGTGCGTCGACGACATCGCATTTCAGGGTGAGGCATGCGCCATCTGCAAGGCGTCGGCGTCGATGATGACGGTGGCCATCAAAGGTAAGACCCGGGTTGAGGCGGAACTGCTGATTCAGGAATTTATCGATATGGCGACCGGCAAGCTCGATCTGAACGGCGATCACCACCTCGGACGGCTGATGGTTTTTGCCGGCATACGCGACCTGCCGGTGCGCTTCAAATGCGCAATTTTGCCGTGGCACACACTGCGCGCCGCATTCAGCGCCGTTGATAACATATCGACCGAGGCCGAGCATGATCCGATGCACATGACTATCGGTGATGCCTGA
- a CDS encoding BolA family protein, producing MLTATDLRGYILDGLPSDHIEVRGDDGQHFEAVIVSPQFTGKNMVQQHQLVYRALGERMRSEIHALSIRTFTPEAWVKDGN from the coding sequence ATGCTGACAGCAACTGACTTACGAGGCTACATCCTGGATGGCCTGCCAAGCGATCACATCGAAGTGCGCGGTGATGACGGACAGCACTTTGAAGCGGTGATCGTCAGCCCGCAATTCACCGGCAAGAACATGGTGCAGCAGCATCAACTGGTGTATCGGGCACTGGGCGAGCGCATGCGTTCAGAGATTCACGCGCTATCGATACGAACCTTCACGCCTGAAGCCTGGGTCAAAGACGGCAACTAA
- the grxD gene encoding Grx4 family monothiol glutaredoxin, whose protein sequence is MDVQKRINQQVTTNPVVLYMKGTPQFPQCGFSGAAIKMLKACGGPDLFTVDVLADPEIRNGIKSYANWPTIPQLYIKGEFVGGSDIMREMFEQGELQKLLQAAVE, encoded by the coding sequence ATGGATGTTCAGAAAAGAATTAACCAACAAGTAACGACGAACCCGGTTGTGCTGTACATGAAGGGCACGCCGCAGTTCCCACAGTGCGGCTTTTCTGGTGCGGCGATCAAGATGCTCAAGGCTTGTGGCGGGCCGGATCTCTTCACTGTGGACGTGCTGGCCGACCCGGAAATCCGCAATGGCATAAAATCCTACGCGAACTGGCCGACCATTCCGCAGCTTTATATCAAGGGCGAATTTGTCGGTGGTTCGGACATCATGCGCGAGATGTTCGAGCAGGGTGAACTGCAAAAATTGCTGCAAGCAGCAGTGGAATAA
- a CDS encoding NifU family protein — MPKIAEIEDTPNPNAVKFTLHEPLTWGISHSYENAEQARDDVLASTLFDIEHVSNVFYVDRWLTVTQDGAADWPELVRLIAVPLRAAPAAAAQSAATVFAARTATLDLCAEDQQRLEHINVLLDSQIRPYLKSDGGDLHVVGLAGNQLSVHYQGACGTCPSSISGTLKGIENLLRTIEPEIEVLPV, encoded by the coding sequence ATGCCAAAAATTGCTGAAATCGAAGATACGCCCAACCCGAATGCGGTGAAGTTCACGCTCCATGAGCCGCTGACCTGGGGCATTTCGCATTCTTACGAGAACGCAGAGCAAGCCAGGGACGATGTGCTCGCCTCCACGCTGTTCGACATTGAGCACGTAAGCAATGTGTTTTACGTGGATCGCTGGCTCACGGTCACGCAGGATGGCGCTGCCGACTGGCCGGAGCTGGTGCGCCTGATTGCCGTGCCACTGCGCGCCGCACCGGCAGCGGCGGCGCAATCGGCCGCCACAGTTTTCGCGGCGCGCACGGCAACCCTTGATCTCTGCGCCGAAGATCAGCAGCGCCTTGAGCATATCAACGTGCTGCTGGATTCCCAGATACGCCCCTATCTGAAAAGCGATGGTGGCGATCTGCATGTGGTTGGCTTGGCCGGCAACCAACTCAGCGTGCACTACCAGGGCGCTTGCGGCACCTGTCCAAGCTCGATATCCGGCACGCTCAAAGGCATCGAAAATCTGCTTCGAACGATTGAACCGGAGATCGAAGTCTTGCCTGTTTAG
- a CDS encoding rhodanese-like domain-containing protein has product MKMKNLTPVELADWLTTDLRLKPVLLDVREEWEFQAGHIDGSLAMPMNTIPARLSELDTQQPIVCICHHGVRSMQVALFLERNGFTDIRNLTGGVHAWSQQVDSAIPIY; this is encoded by the coding sequence ATGAAGATGAAAAATTTGACACCCGTTGAACTGGCCGATTGGCTTACGACTGACCTGCGTTTGAAGCCCGTGTTACTCGACGTACGTGAGGAGTGGGAATTTCAAGCCGGTCATATTGACGGATCATTGGCGATGCCAATGAATACCATTCCCGCCAGGCTGTCCGAACTGGACACGCAGCAGCCGATAGTCTGCATCTGCCACCATGGCGTTCGCAGCATGCAGGTTGCGTTATTTTTAGAACGGAATGGTTTTACAGATATTAGAAACCTGACAGGTGGCGTCCATGCGTGGTCGCAGCAAGTTGACAGCGCGATACCGATCTATTGA